From a region of the Basfia succiniciproducens genome:
- a CDS encoding glycosyltransferase family 25 protein, protein MKIELPKIFIISLKNSPRRDVIAQRFNALGIKFEFFDAIYGKDLSQEELSKIDREFAVKRFSTKKPLTLGEIGCALSHIAVYEHILKDNIEQAIIFEDDAIIHHEFKKIVEETLSKVPSRREIIFFEHGKAKSWFCKRNIHEGYKLVRYRSPSKNSKRCIFRTTSYLITLSGAKKLLNHAYPVRMPSDYLTGGLQITQINAYGIEPPCVFCGVDSEINAIEDRYN, encoded by the coding sequence ATGAAAATAGAGCTACCTAAAATTTTTATTATTAGTCTTAAAAATTCTCCTCGTCGAGATGTTATCGCTCAACGTTTTAATGCATTAGGTATTAAATTTGAATTTTTTGATGCCATTTATGGAAAAGATTTATCGCAAGAAGAACTCAGTAAAATTGATAGAGAGTTTGCGGTGAAAAGATTTTCCACCAAAAAACCATTAACTTTAGGGGAAATTGGCTGTGCATTAAGTCATATAGCAGTTTATGAACATATTCTAAAAGACAATATTGAACAAGCTATTATTTTTGAAGATGATGCAATTATTCATCATGAATTTAAAAAAATTGTTGAAGAAACCTTATCCAAAGTTCCTTCACGCAGAGAAATTATTTTTTTTGAGCATGGAAAAGCAAAATCTTGGTTCTGCAAAAGAAATATTCATGAAGGATATAAATTGGTTCGCTATCGTTCTCCTTCAAAAAATTCCAAGCGCTGTATTTTTCGAACAACTTCGTATTTAATTACCTTATCGGGTGCAAAAAAATTATTGAACCATGCTTATCCCGTCAGGATGCCTTCTGATTACTTGACAGGGGGCTTGCAAATCACCCAAATTAATGCTTATGGAATTGAGCCTCCTTGTGTATTCTGCGGTGTTGATTCAGAAATCAATGCAATCGAAGATCGTTATAACTAA
- a CDS encoding glycosyltransferase family 8 protein, which yields MNIIFNCDKNYAPYLSVVIKSILDNTTLSTQFYILDFNISEESKSCIKNLIQNINKKNSFQHSINFIKIDDNDFQCFPQTISYISSATYARLKVADYLNELNKAIYLDIDIIVISDLSRLWHIDLADNLVGACLDPYIEYENQDYKRKIGLQDSQPYINAGVLLLNLKALREFNLYQKAIDWNKDYPNIQFQDQDILNGVLKGKVLFLDSRYNFTVNHRNRIKLAHKGKLLLSSLEKATKPICILHYVGSHKPWLPTTTMVKSCLFDQIYNSIRNKPPHWNKKYQSVPLKFQLKRILREIEDKLVYKII from the coding sequence ATGAATATTATATTTAACTGCGACAAAAATTATGCACCTTATTTATCTGTTGTGATAAAAAGTATTCTAGATAATACAACATTATCTACTCAATTTTATATTTTAGATTTTAACATTTCAGAAGAATCTAAGTCTTGTATTAAAAACTTAATACAAAACATTAACAAAAAAAATTCGTTCCAGCATAGTATCAATTTTATAAAAATTGATGATAATGACTTTCAGTGTTTTCCTCAAACCATCAGTTATATTTCATCTGCTACATACGCTAGACTAAAAGTTGCTGATTATCTAAATGAGCTTAACAAAGCTATTTATCTTGATATTGATATTATAGTAATTTCTGATTTAAGTCGTTTATGGCATATTGATTTAGCCGACAATCTAGTTGGTGCTTGCTTAGACCCCTATATTGAATATGAAAATCAAGATTACAAAAGAAAAATTGGTTTACAGGATTCTCAACCTTATATAAATGCAGGAGTTTTATTATTAAATCTAAAAGCACTAAGAGAATTTAACTTATATCAAAAAGCTATTGATTGGAATAAAGATTATCCCAATATTCAATTTCAAGATCAGGATATTTTAAATGGTGTTTTAAAAGGAAAAGTTCTTTTTTTAGATAGTCGCTATAATTTTACAGTGAATCATCGAAACAGAATAAAATTAGCGCATAAAGGGAAATTGCTTTTATCTAGTTTGGAGAAGGCTACAAAGCCAATATGTATTTTGCATTATGTGGGAAGTCACAAACCTTGGTTACCGACAACAACCATGGTAAAAAGTTGCTTATTTGATCAAATATATAATAGTATTAGAAATAAACCACCTCATTGGAATAAGAAATACCAATCTGTTCCTCTTAAATTTCAATTAAAACGTATACTCAGGGAAATTGAAGATAAACTCGTTTATAAAATTATTTAG
- the rpmE gene encoding 50S ribosomal protein L31: MKQGIHPEYKEITVTCSCGNVIKTRSTAGHDINLDVCGNCHPFYTGKQRVVDTGGRVERFNKRFSIPGSKK; the protein is encoded by the coding sequence ATGAAACAAGGTATTCATCCTGAATATAAAGAAATTACTGTTACTTGTTCTTGCGGTAACGTAATCAAAACCCGCTCTACAGCAGGTCACGATATCAACCTAGACGTGTGCGGCAACTGCCACCCGTTCTACACTGGTAAACAACGTGTTGTTGATACCGGTGGTCGTGTTGAACGTTTCAACAAACGTTTCTCTATTCCAGGTTCAAAAAAATAA
- the priA gene encoding primosomal protein N' codes for MKFVRVALAVPLMRFFDYILPEQMQPVIGGRVLVPFGRQKRVAIVVEFAQETDIPKEQLKPVLNVLDDAGLFNDDMWNLLKWGAGYYQFSLGDVLFSALPVKLRNGESAVEKNKILWKLTALGEQAMLSGELKRAKKQLEALTELTKNPLEKGNNEFSAAIWSQLKEKRFVEEVTQPLQIIPWQTRLGGKEIMRAEQRLTLNKQQALALSRLLFHQGFAAWLLDGVTGSGKTEIYLQYIEEILKQDKQVLVLVPEISLTPQTVQRFQARFNVDIDVIHSNMNDSQRLQVWQRARTGQSAIVIGTRSALFTQFKRLGLIVIDEEHDNSFKQQDGGWRYHARDLAIVYAKQLDIPIVLGSATPSLESLNNVKNRKFKHIVLSHRAGAGSGLKHEVIDLKRQRIQHGLSDTLLRKMASHLEKGNQVMLFLNRRGFAPVMLCHECGWIATCTQCDKPYTYHQHQRVMKCHHCEIQKPVPMQCGACGSTHLVTTGIGTEQLEFVLQQQFPQYEVTRLDRDSTVRKGALENHLSAIKQGKSRILIGTQILAKGHHFPDVTLVALVNVDSALFSLDFRAEERLAQLYVQVSGRAGRAEKQGEVVLQTHYPDHPLLQQLLHDGYHAFANSALQLRRQMGLPPFSAQALFRAQSKSSEEAEQLLQQIASYFYDWKNRQNMPDLQLLGPMPAPFSKKAGRFRWQLLLQHPSKSVLQHALGQFNFENEVKSSQARWILDVDPQDLS; via the coding sequence ATGAAATTTGTGCGTGTGGCGTTAGCCGTTCCGCTAATGCGATTTTTTGATTATATTCTGCCGGAGCAAATGCAGCCCGTTATCGGCGGACGCGTATTGGTGCCTTTCGGTCGGCAAAAACGCGTTGCGATTGTGGTGGAATTTGCGCAGGAAACCGATATACCCAAAGAACAATTAAAGCCGGTTCTTAATGTATTGGATGATGCCGGTTTGTTTAATGATGATATGTGGAATCTGTTAAAGTGGGGAGCCGGCTATTATCAGTTTTCTCTAGGCGACGTGTTATTTTCCGCCTTGCCGGTTAAATTGCGAAACGGCGAAAGTGCGGTAGAAAAAAACAAAATTTTGTGGAAATTGACCGCACTTGGCGAACAGGCAATGCTTTCGGGAGAGCTGAAACGGGCTAAAAAACAATTGGAAGCGTTAACGGAATTAACAAAAAATCCTCTCGAAAAAGGGAATAATGAATTTTCTGCGGCAATTTGGTCTCAACTTAAAGAAAAGCGTTTTGTGGAAGAAGTTACCCAACCGCTGCAAATTATCCCGTGGCAAACCCGTTTGGGCGGCAAAGAGATTATGCGAGCGGAGCAACGTTTGACCTTAAACAAGCAACAGGCATTGGCATTAAGCCGGCTTTTGTTTCATCAAGGTTTTGCCGCTTGGTTGCTGGACGGGGTAACAGGTTCCGGAAAAACGGAAATCTATTTGCAATATATTGAGGAGATCCTTAAACAGGATAAACAGGTATTGGTTTTAGTGCCGGAAATCAGCCTAACGCCTCAAACGGTGCAGCGTTTCCAAGCCCGTTTTAATGTGGATATCGACGTGATTCACTCTAACATGAACGATAGCCAGCGCTTGCAGGTATGGCAACGGGCGAGAACAGGGCAAAGTGCGATAGTTATCGGTACAAGATCCGCATTATTTACCCAATTTAAAAGGCTTGGACTAATTGTTATTGATGAGGAACATGACAATTCTTTCAAACAGCAAGACGGAGGTTGGCGTTACCATGCAAGGGATCTTGCTATCGTTTATGCCAAACAACTTGATATTCCTATTGTGTTAGGCTCGGCAACGCCAAGTTTGGAAAGTCTTAATAACGTAAAGAATCGCAAGTTTAAGCATATTGTATTATCGCATCGTGCGGGAGCCGGCAGCGGGCTGAAACATGAAGTGATTGATCTCAAACGGCAACGCATCCAGCACGGCTTGTCCGATACATTGTTGCGTAAAATGGCGAGCCATTTAGAAAAAGGCAACCAAGTTATGTTGTTTCTGAATCGCAGAGGATTTGCGCCTGTAATGTTGTGTCATGAATGCGGATGGATCGCCACTTGTACGCAGTGTGATAAGCCTTATACTTATCATCAGCATCAGCGTGTTATGAAATGCCATCATTGTGAAATTCAAAAGCCGGTGCCAATGCAATGCGGCGCTTGCGGTTCGACTCATTTAGTGACGACCGGAATCGGTACCGAACAGTTGGAATTTGTGTTGCAACAGCAGTTTCCTCAATACGAGGTAACGCGCCTTGATCGCGACAGTACAGTACGTAAAGGCGCATTAGAAAATCATTTATCGGCGATTAAACAAGGCAAAAGCCGGATTCTTATCGGCACGCAAATTTTAGCCAAAGGGCATCATTTTCCCGATGTGACTTTAGTTGCCTTAGTGAATGTAGACAGCGCTTTGTTTTCTTTGGATTTTCGCGCGGAAGAGCGGTTGGCTCAACTTTATGTGCAGGTTTCGGGACGAGCGGGGCGAGCGGAAAAACAAGGCGAGGTGGTGTTGCAAACCCATTATCCGGATCATCCTTTGTTGCAACAATTATTGCATGATGGTTATCATGCTTTTGCAAATTCCGCTTTGCAGCTTCGTCGCCAAATGGGGTTGCCGCCTTTTAGTGCGCAGGCGCTATTTAGAGCTCAAAGTAAGTCGAGCGAAGAAGCCGAGCAATTATTGCAACAAATCGCGTCATATTTTTATGACTGGAAGAATCGACAAAATATGCCCGATTTACAGCTATTAGGGCCGATGCCGGCGCCTTTTAGCAAAAAAGCGGGAAGATTTCGCTGGCAATTGTTGTTGCAGCATCCTTCTAAATCGGTGTTGCAACATGCGTTAGGGCAGTTTAACTTTGAAAATGAGGTGAAATCTTCGCAGGCAAGGTGGATTTTAGATGTGGATCCGCAAGATCTTAGTTAA
- the ftsN gene encoding cell division protein FtsN, whose translation MVQRDYAARGGRRKKTTGLNKKLLIAVAVMVVLAFAAGLYFIKNSSQPVVEQNLQVETKPQPKSQLPSRPEEVWSYIKELESRTVPTDAVQTEKVIQLSEKQKEELKKLAEQERQAELERTKKSEQETIADKTVDEQTSSAVVSAVNDEAALKAEQQALEKRKKEEERKKAEAVKVAETKKADTAKPGGGSYGLQCGAFKNRAQAESLQARLAMTGLNARVNTSADWNRVVIGPVGDRAAAAAAQKQASSITNCVIIGM comes from the coding sequence GTGGTGCAACGTGATTATGCCGCCCGTGGTGGTAGAAGAAAAAAAACAACAGGGTTGAATAAAAAATTATTAATAGCGGTTGCGGTAATGGTAGTGTTAGCCTTTGCAGCCGGGCTTTATTTTATTAAAAATTCTTCTCAGCCCGTGGTGGAACAAAACCTTCAGGTAGAAACCAAACCTCAGCCTAAAAGCCAGCTGCCGAGCCGGCCTGAAGAAGTTTGGTCTTATATTAAAGAATTGGAAAGCCGCACAGTGCCGACCGATGCCGTGCAGACTGAAAAAGTCATTCAACTGAGCGAAAAGCAAAAGGAAGAGCTGAAAAAATTGGCTGAACAGGAACGCCAGGCGGAATTAGAGCGGACGAAAAAATCCGAGCAAGAGACAATAGCGGACAAAACAGTTGATGAACAAACTTCATCAGCTGTTGTTTCAGCAGTGAATGATGAGGCTGCATTAAAAGCCGAACAACAAGCGTTGGAAAAACGTAAAAAGGAAGAAGAGCGTAAAAAAGCCGAGGCGGTAAAAGTAGCGGAAACCAAGAAAGCCGATACCGCTAAACCAGGCGGCGGTTCATACGGTTTACAATGCGGCGCATTTAAAAATAGAGCACAGGCGGAAAGTTTGCAGGCCCGTTTAGCGATGACAGGTCTTAATGCCAGAGTGAACACCAGTGCCGATTGGAACCGTGTGGTAATCGGTCCGGTCGGCGATCGGGCGGCAGCGGCGGCAGCGCAAAAACAGGCAAGTTCAATTACAAACTGTGTAATTATCGGTATGTAG